The DNA sequence CGCGCGCGGCGCCCAAGCGCTGGGCGGCGGCGACGGGGCTGCGGTCGGCCTCGACGGCCTCGGCGAGCGCGTCGACGGCGGGGTGATACCAGTCACTCGGTCGCAGCCAGACGTCCGCGAGGCTCGTGGCGCGCCAGCGGTCGCGCAACTCGGCGGCCCTTGGCACGCCAGCCTGGAACCTGCTCACGTCACACACCCCCCATGGCGTCCCATCATCGCCCACCGTCGCGCGTTCAACCACCCATCGCTTCTGTCCACAGTGTGGTTTCACCCTCGGCAGGTGGGTGACACGCACCTATAGTGACCAAGGTAACCCAAGGTGTCCCTTGGGATAGGTGTGGCTGCCCGAGGTCGGGAGTACGGAACGGACGTCTATGTCGAATCAGACGATCAGTTCCCTTCGCCGAGCGATGCGGAGCTGATCGTCGGGGTGCGCTCGGGAGACCTGAGCGCGTACGGCGAGCTCTACGGGCGGCACGCCGCCGCGGCTCGGCGGCTGGCGCAGTCGTACGTCCGCAACGCCTCCGACGCCGACGACGTCGTCTCGGACGCCTTCGCCCGGGTGCTCGGCGTTCTGCAGGCAGGCCAGGGTCCCGACCAGATGTTCCGCGCCTACCTCTTCACCGTCGTGCGCAATGTCGCGGTCGAGATGACCCGCGGTAACCAGCGCATGCGCCCGACCGGGGACACCGCCACGTTCGAGTCGGCCCTGTCTGCGGAGCCCTCGTCGGAGGACCCGGCTCTGGCCGGCTTCGAGAAGACCGTCGTGTCGCGCGCCTACCAGAGCCTGCCCGAACGCTGGCAGGCCGTGCTCTGGTACACCGAGGTCGAGGGCTGCACGCCCGCTCAGATCGCGCCGATCCTCGGCCTGACCCCGAACGGCGTCTCGGCGCTCGCCTACCGTGCGCGCGAGGGCCTGCGGGTCGGATACCTCCAGCAGCACCTGTCGAGCGAGCCCGCCGATGGGTGTCGGACGGTCAACGCGCTGCTGGGCGGGTACGTGCGTGGTGCGCTCGCCAACCGTGAGGTCGCGAAGGTCGACGCCCACCTCAAGGAGTGCGGCGACTGCCGCACCCTCGTTCTTGAGCTGTCCGACGTCGCACACGGGATGCGTGGCGTGATCGCGCCGCTCGTGCTCGGCGTCGCCGGGCTCGGGCTGCTCGGCGCGCTCCCGTTGGGCGCCCTTGCCGGTTCGACGGCGGCCGCGGCGGCCACCGGGGCCGCTGCGACGGGCGCGGCTGCGACCGGCGCGGCTGCGACGGGCGCGGCGTCCGCTGCGGGTACGGCCGCCGCCGGAACTGCTGCTGCGGGTACGGCCGCCGCCGGAACTGCTGCCGCAGGCACCGCCGCCGCCGCCGGCACGGCCGCCGCCGGGACCGCCGCGGCTGCCACCGGGTCCGCCGTCGCCACCTCGGTCGCCGTGACGGCGGGCGCCGGAGCGCTCGTCGGCGGCACCGGCATGGCCGCAGCGGCGGGCGCGGTCGCCGTCGCCGCCGTCGGTGTGGTGACGATGCTTCAGACCTTGGCGCCGGTCACCGACGTCCCCGCGCCCACGCCGACGTCGATCGTCCAGCAGGCGCCCTCGGTCTTCGATCCGCCGTCGATCTCCGGCCCGGTGGACATCGGGCCGTCGGACACCTCGGTGCTGGGGCAGGCGATGATCGTCGCCGAGCCGGCGAAGCTCTCGGTCGTGCCGGTCATCACGGGAACGCTGGAGCCGCGCGTCCCGCAGCGGGTCGCGATGCGTGTGGTCAACACCGGCGAGCAGATCGCGCGGGACGCCACGGCCCGTCTCACGCTGGCGCCCGGTCTCGAACCTGACTTCACCCACCTGGTGTTCGGGAATGCCGCGTCGGTCCTCGGCCTGCCGATCTCGGCCGCGGCGCTGCGCTGCGAGCTGGCGGACGACGGCAGCGGCGACGTCGTGTGCCACCTCGGTGACATCGAGGGTGGGGCGACCGCGACGGTGGAGTTCGACGTCGTCGCACGCGCTGGGGGCACGTACGGGATCGACGGGGAGGTGTGGGCCGCTGGGGTCGAGCGCACCGCTGTCGCGTTGCCGCCTGCCGCAGTCGACACGTTCGGTCCGGAGCTGACGGCCCAGCTGGGTGACGTGCCGAGCCTGGCGAACCCCGGGACGGGCGACCTGCCGCTGAGCGTCGTCAACACGGGTGACCAGGACGCCCCCGTGGGCTGGTCGCTCAGCGTCACCCTGCCTGACGGGCTGCTGCTCGCGGGAGCCGACGGCGTCGCCTGCGCGCCGGACGATGGCGCGCCGCAGACCGTGACCTGCGCCGCGGTCGAGGCAGCGCCGATGGCGCCGGGCGACGGGTTGTTGGCGACGCTGCACCTGGTCGCCGCGGCGACGGCCCACGACGGCGTGCGCCGCGTCGACGCGGTTCCCGTCGTCGCCGACGGCGGTCACGTCGTCTCGGGCAGGAGCGCCGTGACCGTGGCGCCCGCGTGGCAGGGCGCCGCGCCCGACGGCGGCGTCGTCGCGCAGTGCGCCGCGACGGGTGGGGTCGGGGTGGCCGACGCCGTCGTCGCCGGCACGTACCGCAACACGACGACGCAGCCGCTCACCGTCCGACTCGACGCGGCCGGATCCTCGGCGACCTCGCGCGTGCTGGCTCCTGGGGAGAGCGTCGACCTGGTGGCCCACGACGGCATCCGCGTGCCCGCGGGCGCCGCCACCTGGACCGTCACGGTGCCGGCCGGCGGCGTCGACTACTCGACGACCTTCTCCGCCGGCGGGTTCGACGCCGTGGACTGCTACGACCCGCCGTGGGACGTCACGACCGATGTGATCGCGCAGAACGTCGGCGGGCAGGTGCGCCTGATCGGTGTGATCACCAACGCGACGAACGAGCCGTTCCGGGCCGACATGAGCGCGGGCGGACTCACGAGCGCGTCGGTGAGCGTCGCCGCCGGTGAGACGGCCCGCCTGCCGATCGACACGGGCCGGACCTCGGCGCCGGACGGCGTGGCGACCTTCGACCTGTACCGCTGGGTGGCCGACTCCGACGGCGACCTGCCGACCAAGGGGGTCGTTCCGCGGGAGGTTCCGACCGCCGCGTACACGGGCGCCACGGTGGCGCCCGCCCTCGGCGCGCTCGACGGCGACATCCTCGATCCGGCCTGCGTCTACGACCCGAGCACCGAGACGTCGACCCAGGTGGCGCGCATCCCGCTCGACAACACCGGCTCGACGCTGCCCGTCACGTTCACGGTCGGAGGTCTGACGTTCCCGGTGCCGGCGGGCGCATCGCGGATCGCCGACGTGCCCGTCGCCTTCGGGACGACGTCGCTGGCGGTGCTCGCCGATGGGCGTCCGATCGGTGAGGCGCCGACGCCGGTGTCGAGCTGCGCGGCGCTCGACTGGCCGCAGGGTGTGACCGCCTCTGCGCCGACCCAGTGCTCGGCGCAGTCGCGGCCCGAGGTCGCCGTGTCACTGGCCTCGGACGGCGCCGCCGCGTACACGGCCAGGGCCAAGCGCGGTGGTGGCCCGTGGAGCGACGACGTCGCGGCCGAGTCGGGCAACGTGACCGTGGCCTCGTGGCCCCTCGGCCGGGGCCTGACCGCCCGGGGCGGGAAGGTGACCGTCGAGCTCGCGCGTGTGATCGAGGGCAAGGAGCACTCGGTGACACGCACGGTCGAGTACGACGCCGTCGACTGCACCGTCGTCGCGCCCGACGCCCACCTGGAGCTCGGAGACATCACGGTCACCGACAAGGGCAGCCCGACCTCGACGCGCAGCGCCCAGGTGGTGCTCGACAACCGCGGCTCCAACGTGTCGGTGCGCTTCACCGTCGACGGTGGCGCGCACGACACCGTGGTGGTGCCCGCGGGCGCGACCAGGACGGTGGACGCCGGCGTCGTGCTCGGCCGCACGGGCGCCAGCTACGCGGTCTCGACGCGGACCTGGTCGACGACGCTGACGGTCGATCCGTTCACCGGGACGACCGGCTGGTGCGCTCCGGCCTGGGACCGCGCGACTGAGGCGAGCGGGGGCTACGGCGTCGGCGCCCAGGTGAGCTTCGGGTCGAAGGGCTACACCTACCTCGGTCCGGCGGCGCCGCAGTCCCCGTCCTCGGCGCCGCAGTCCCCGTCATCCCCGTCATCCCCGTCATCCCCGTCGTCGTCCGAGGCGGCCTCCGCCGAGCAGACCTCGACGGCGTCACAGTCCGCGGGCGGTGACGCCGACCGCGACCGAGGCGCGACGTGGGGCTCGAACTGGGGCGCGGGCTGGGGTCAGGAGCGCGGTCGCCACGCGGCCGGCGCCGGCGCCGGCGCCTCGCGCGGCGTGATCGGGGTCGTGTTCGCCTCGGACGCGTGGGTCGTGACGCCGCAGTGGAGCCGCGCCTGGCAGTCCACGGGGGTCTGCGAGTCGCGCTGAGTCGCTCTGGGTCGCTCCGGGTCGCTCAGACCGAGCCGCTCAGACGATGCCGTACAGCCGGTCGCCCGCGTCGCCGAGCCCGGGGACGATGTACTTCTTGTCGTTGAGCCGCTCGTCGACGGCGGCCACGACGACCTGGACGTCGACGCGGTCGCCGACAGCCTTCTCGACGACCTCCAGGCCCTCGGGCGCGGCGAGCAGGCACACGCAGGTGACGTCGCGCGCGCCGCGCTCGAGCGCATAGTCGATCGCGGCGACCAGCGTGCCGCCCGTCGCGAGCATCGGGTCGAGCAGGAAGACCTGCCGGTCGGTCAGGTCGTCGGGCAGCCGGTTGGCGTAGGTGACCGCCTCGTAGGTGGTCTCGTCGCGCAGCAGGCCCAGGAATCCGACCTCGGCCGTGGGCAGCAGGCGGGTCATGCCGTCGAGCATGCCGAGGCCGGCGCGCAGGATCGGGATGACGATCGGGCTGGGCTCGGACAGCTTGACGCCGGTGGTCGCGGTCACGGGCGTCTCGATGTCGTGCGGGTGCGTGCGCACGTGCCGGGTCGCCTCGTAGGCGAGTAGGGTCACCAACTCGTCGACGAGCAGCCGGAACGTCGCCGACGGCGTGTTCTTGTCGCGCAGGACGGTGAGCTTGTGGGCGACCAGCGGGTGGTCGGCGACGTGCAGGCGCATGGGCCCCACGCTACCGGCCCGACCGCGTTGACGACGGCCGGCCTGGCGCGAAGCCCGCGGGGCGTGACCGGGGCGCGGGCGACGACGTCGTCCGGGGACACGCGCGCCGTCGCACGCCACCTGCGCAGGGGCGCGGTCTATAGGCTGCTTGCGAGCCTGAGGACCGCGGGAGGGTGCGTGAGCGACGACGACGCCGGAGGCGTGCGCGCCGCAGGCCTCGCGCTGCCCTGGGCGCAGGGCACGTTCCCGCCCGCAGGCCTGTCCGAGCGGCGCGTGGTGTGGGACGCCCTCATGGGCATGGCGCTGCACGAGGCGAGCCACGCGATCGCGTCAGGCGACGTGCCGGTCGGCGCCCTCGTCGTCGGACCGGATGGGCGGCTGCTGGGGTTGGGCCGCAACCGGCGCGAGGAGACGGGCGACCCGACCGCGCACGCCGAGGTGCTCGCGCTGCGCCAGGCCGCGATGTCGCGCGGACAGTGGCGGCTGGATGGCTGCACCCTGGTCGTGACGCTTGAGCCGTGCGCCATGTGCGCCGGGGCGCTCGTCGCGGCGCGTGTGCGCCGGCTCGTGCTGGGCGCCTGGGACCCCAAGGCCGGGGCGAGTGGATCGGTGTGGGACCTGGTGCGCGACCAGCGGGCCAACCACGCCGTCGAAGTCGTGGGCGGCGTGCGCGAGCAGGAGTGCGCCGACCTGCTGAGGGCATTCTTCGAGCCGCATCGGGAGCGAACGTGAAGGTCGTCTTCGAACCGGGCAACATCTGGCGCACGGGGTTGGTGGTGCTCGCGCTCATCGCGCTCGCCGCCACCGTGATGGCGGTGCTGGACGCGGGTGGCTCGCTGCTGTTCACCGTGTTCACCGCGTGGTTCGTGTCGCTCGCGATGGAGCCCGCGGTCAGCCGACTGGCCCGGCGCATGCCCCGGGCCGCGGCGACCGGGCTGGTCATGCTCGCCGTCGTGCTGTTCCTGGGGACCTTCTTCACGCTGTTCGGCAACCTCGTGGTCCAGCAGATCTCGTCGCTGGTGCAGGGGATCCCGGGGCTCATCGACCAGGCGCTCGACTGGTCCTACGAGCAGTTCGGCGTGCGCTACTCGCTGGAGGACCTGCTCGCCCAGGTCCAGGCCAACGCGGGCAGCGCCGCCACCTTCGCGACCCAGATCGCCGGCGGCATCGTGGCGGTCATCGGCTCGATCGCGGGCGCCGTGGGCACGTTCTTCATCTTCGCGCTCATGCTCTTCTACCTGTCGGCCGACGGCCCGCGCCTGCGCCGCTGGATGGCGTCGCTATTCCCGCCCCGCGCGCAGGAGGCGACGCTCGTGGTGTGGGACACCATGGCCGACAAGACCGGCCGATACGTCGGCGCGCGCCTGCTGCTGGCGACCGTCAACGCGTTCTGCAGCGCCATCGTGTTCGGGGTCATCGGGCTGCCCTCCTGGCTGGCGCTCGCGCTGTGGACGGGCATCCTGGCGCAGTTCATCCCCGCGATCGGCACGTACATCTCGATCGCCCTGCCGGTGCTTGTGGGCCTGCTGAGCCCCAACCCGTGGCTCGGGGTCATCGTGCTCGGCTGGGGTGTGCTGTACCAGCAGGTCGAGAACCTGACGATCGAGCCGCGCATCAGCTCGCGCGCCGTCAACGTGCACCCGGCGGTGAGCTTCGGGTCCGTGATCCTCGGGTCCTCGATGTTCGGCATCGCGGGAGCGCTGCTCGCCGTGCCCGTCGTGGCCATGCTGCTTTCCTTGCTGGAGCTGTACCGCACGCGGTACGAGCTGGTGCCCGCGCTCGCCGCCGACGCCGCCGCGCCCGATCCTGGCGCGACGCGGACCTCGGACGGGGCCCGGGCCGCGAGGGCCGGTGCCGCCGGCGCCCCCGGAGCAGGGGCGGCGTCGGGCGCGGGCGCGTCGCGGGACCGAGCAGCGGGCCCGGCACACGACGGGACCGGGAGGCTCGACAGGCCCGAGGGGTCCCCGGGGCCCGACGCGCCGGGCACGGAGCCCGGGGCAACCACGCCGCGCGAACCAGGCCCGACGGGCTGAGCATGGGGGAATGGCCGCACCCGACCCCGACGAGCCCGGCTCTACGGGCATAGCGAAGCCCGCCCCCGTCGCCGCAGACGCGTCGTCGCCGGCAACCGCGGCCGCGTCGTCGTCGTCGCCCATCGCGGGCACACCCGGGCAGCCGGTGTTGCGTCGCGTCGCGACGCTGCTCGCCCCCTACAAGGGCCAGCTGCTGCTGGTGGCGGTGGCCGTCGTCATCAGCGCCGGGCTCACGAGCGTGGCCCCGTTCCTGACCCGCGCGGTGTTCGACGACGCGCTGTTCCCGGTGGGCCCGACGGGCGCCGTCGCGCCGCCGGACCTGCGGCTGCTCGCCTGGCTCATCGGGGGGCTCGTCGCGATCCCGCTGGTGAGCGCGCTCATCGGCGTCGGGCAGACCTGGCTGACCACGCGCATCGGCAACGGCGCCATGGCCGATCTGCGCGTCGCGCTGTTCGAGCATCTGGAGCGCATGGAGCTCGCGTTCTTCACCTCGACGCGCACGGGCGACATCCAGTCGCGCCTGGCCAACGACGTCAGCGGGGTGCGCTCGGTGCTCACCTCGACCGCGACCACCATCCTGCAGAACGTCGTCACCGTCATCGCGGCATTCGTGTCGATGGTCCTGCTGAGCTGGCAGCTCACCATCATCACGCTCGTGCTCATGCCGCTGTTCATGGTCATCCAGGTGCGGGTGGGCAAGCGGCGCAAGGCGCTGCAGCGGCGCACGCAGGAGTCGCTGTCGGAGATGACCGCGATCACCGAGGAGTCGCTCGGCGTCTCGGGCGTGCTGCTGGCCAAGGTGTTCAACCGCGCCGACGTCGAGGTGGCCCGCTACCGGCGCGAGAACCGCCGCCAGACGCGTCTTCAGGTGCGCAACGCGATGACCGGGCAGACCTTCTTCTCGATCGTCTCGACCTTCTTCGGCCTCACGCCCGCGATCGTGTACCTGGTGGCTGGGCTGCTCATCAACGGAGGCACGCTGGTCGGCGGCGCCACCCTGACGGCCGGCACCATCATCGCGTTCACCACGTTGCAGTCACGGCTGCAGCAGCCGCTCGTGCAGCTCATGCGCGTCACGCTCGACGTGCAGACGTCGTTCGCGCTGTTCGCGCGCCTGTTCGAGTACCTCGACCTTGAGCCCGCGATCACCGACCGCCCGGGCGCGCGCGTGCTGCGCAAGAGCGACGTGCGCGGCGATGTCGAACTGCGTGACGTGTGGTTCCGCTACCCGTCCACCCGCGCCGAGTCCGCGCCCGGCGGGGCGGCGTCGTCGTCGTCCGACGGCGGTGGGCGCCGCGGGGCTGGTGGGCGCGGCGGGGCTGGCGGCGGCACAGGTGGCGGCGCAGGCGGCCGCCGCGGGCCGCGGGGCCGCTCCGGGCGCGGGTATCGGGCGCTCGAGGTGCCCATGGTCGCGGCCCTGACCGACATGGCGGGCGCCAACGTGCTGCCGCCGACGTCGGCGCCAGGCCTCGCGGCGGCCGTCTCCCTGCGCGTCTCCGAGCCTCTGGTCGTGCCCGCCGAAACCACGCGAGGCGCCACGCACCCGCTGGTTGAGCCTGTCGAAACCACGCGAGGCGCCACGCACCCGCTGGTTGAGCCTGTCGAAACCACGCGTCGCGCCACCCACTCGCCGATTGAGCCCGCCGAAACCGCCCCGCCGTCCCCGACCCCGCTGCCCGAGGCCCGCAAGTACCTCGACATCGACGTGACCGACCTCGCCCAGGTGGGCGAAGACCTCGACGCAGACGGCCGCATCTCCGACGACGAGAAGTGGGCGCTCGCGGACCTCTCACTCACGGTGCGCGCCGGGCAGCTCGCGGCGCTCGTCGGGCCGTCGGGCTCGGGCAAGACCACGCTGACGTACCTGGTGCCGCGCCTGCACGAGGTGACCCGCGGCGCCGTCCTCGTCGACGGCGTCGACGTGCGCGACGTGACGCTCGGATCGCTGGCCGACGTCGTCGGCATGGTCACGCAGGAGCCCTACCTGTTCCACGGCACGATCACCGAGAACCTGCGCTACGCCCGCGCCGACGCGACGGACGCGGAGATTGTGGAGGCGTGCCGCGCGGCCAACATCCACGACCGGATCATGAGCTTCGCCGACGGGTACGAGACGATCACGGGGGAGCGCGGATTCCGGCTGTCGGGCGGCGAGAAGCAGCGGTTGTCGATCGCGCGCGTGCTCATCAAGGACCCGCGCATCCTCATCCTCGACGAGGCGACCTCGGCCCTGGACACCGCCACCGAGCGACTGGTGCAGCAGGCGCTCGAACGCGCCATGGCCGACCGCACGACGTTCGCGATCGCGCATCGCCTGTCGACCATCATGAACGCCGACGTCATCTTCGGAATCGCTGACGGGCGCCTCGTGGAGCAGGGCACGCACGCCGAGCTCTTGGAGCGCGGAGGGCTGTACGCGCGGCTGTACCA is a window from the Xylanimonas ulmi genome containing:
- the upp gene encoding uracil phosphoribosyltransferase, whose amino-acid sequence is MRLHVADHPLVAHKLTVLRDKNTPSATFRLLVDELVTLLAYEATRHVRTHPHDIETPVTATTGVKLSEPSPIVIPILRAGLGMLDGMTRLLPTAEVGFLGLLRDETTYEAVTYANRLPDDLTDRQVFLLDPMLATGGTLVAAIDYALERGARDVTCVCLLAAPEGLEVVEKAVGDRVDVQVVVAAVDERLNDKKYIVPGLGDAGDRLYGIV
- a CDS encoding AI-2E family transporter — its product is MKVVFEPGNIWRTGLVVLALIALAATVMAVLDAGGSLLFTVFTAWFVSLAMEPAVSRLARRMPRAAATGLVMLAVVLFLGTFFTLFGNLVVQQISSLVQGIPGLIDQALDWSYEQFGVRYSLEDLLAQVQANAGSAATFATQIAGGIVAVIGSIAGAVGTFFIFALMLFYLSADGPRLRRWMASLFPPRAQEATLVVWDTMADKTGRYVGARLLLATVNAFCSAIVFGVIGLPSWLALALWTGILAQFIPAIGTYISIALPVLVGLLSPNPWLGVIVLGWGVLYQQVENLTIEPRISSRAVNVHPAVSFGSVILGSSMFGIAGALLAVPVVAMLLSLLELYRTRYELVPALAADAAAPDPGATRTSDGARAARAGAAGAPGAGAASGAGASRDRAAGPAHDGTGRLDRPEGSPGPDAPGTEPGATTPREPGPTG
- a CDS encoding nucleoside deaminase yields the protein MGMALHEASHAIASGDVPVGALVVGPDGRLLGLGRNRREETGDPTAHAEVLALRQAAMSRGQWRLDGCTLVVTLEPCAMCAGALVAARVRRLVLGAWDPKAGASGSVWDLVRDQRANHAVEVVGGVREQECADLLRAFFEPHRERT
- a CDS encoding ABC transporter ATP-binding protein, encoding MAAPDPDEPGSTGIAKPAPVAADASSPATAAASSSSPIAGTPGQPVLRRVATLLAPYKGQLLLVAVAVVISAGLTSVAPFLTRAVFDDALFPVGPTGAVAPPDLRLLAWLIGGLVAIPLVSALIGVGQTWLTTRIGNGAMADLRVALFEHLERMELAFFTSTRTGDIQSRLANDVSGVRSVLTSTATTILQNVVTVIAAFVSMVLLSWQLTIITLVLMPLFMVIQVRVGKRRKALQRRTQESLSEMTAITEESLGVSGVLLAKVFNRADVEVARYRRENRRQTRLQVRNAMTGQTFFSIVSTFFGLTPAIVYLVAGLLINGGTLVGGATLTAGTIIAFTTLQSRLQQPLVQLMRVTLDVQTSFALFARLFEYLDLEPAITDRPGARVLRKSDVRGDVELRDVWFRYPSTRAESAPGGAASSSSDGGGRRGAGGRGGAGGGTGGGAGGRRGPRGRSGRGYRALEVPMVAALTDMAGANVLPPTSAPGLAAAVSLRVSEPLVVPAETTRGATHPLVEPVETTRGATHPLVEPVETTRRATHSPIEPAETAPPSPTPLPEARKYLDIDVTDLAQVGEDLDADGRISDDEKWALADLSLTVRAGQLAALVGPSGSGKTTLTYLVPRLHEVTRGAVLVDGVDVRDVTLGSLADVVGMVTQEPYLFHGTITENLRYARADATDAEIVEACRAANIHDRIMSFADGYETITGERGFRLSGGEKQRLSIARVLIKDPRILILDEATSALDTATERLVQQALERAMADRTTFAIAHRLSTIMNADVIFGIADGRLVEQGTHAELLERGGLYARLYQEQFGAGAVEARLADAVQFADGATLPRAATHPKPDVAI
- a CDS encoding sigma-70 family RNA polymerase sigma factor, translating into MAARGREYGTDVYVESDDQFPSPSDAELIVGVRSGDLSAYGELYGRHAAAARRLAQSYVRNASDADDVVSDAFARVLGVLQAGQGPDQMFRAYLFTVVRNVAVEMTRGNQRMRPTGDTATFESALSAEPSSEDPALAGFEKTVVSRAYQSLPERWQAVLWYTEVEGCTPAQIAPILGLTPNGVSALAYRAREGLRVGYLQQHLSSEPADGCRTVNALLGGYVRGALANREVAKVDAHLKECGDCRTLVLELSDVAHGMRGVIAPLVLGVAGLGLLGALPLGALAGSTAAAAATGAAATGAAATGAAATGAASAAGTAAAGTAAAGTAAAGTAAAGTAAAAGTAAAGTAAAATGSAVATSVAVTAGAGALVGGTGMAAAAGAVAVAAVGVVTMLQTLAPVTDVPAPTPTSIVQQAPSVFDPPSISGPVDIGPSDTSVLGQAMIVAEPAKLSVVPVITGTLEPRVPQRVAMRVVNTGEQIARDATARLTLAPGLEPDFTHLVFGNAASVLGLPISAAALRCELADDGSGDVVCHLGDIEGGATATVEFDVVARAGGTYGIDGEVWAAGVERTAVALPPAAVDTFGPELTAQLGDVPSLANPGTGDLPLSVVNTGDQDAPVGWSLSVTLPDGLLLAGADGVACAPDDGAPQTVTCAAVEAAPMAPGDGLLATLHLVAAATAHDGVRRVDAVPVVADGGHVVSGRSAVTVAPAWQGAAPDGGVVAQCAATGGVGVADAVVAGTYRNTTTQPLTVRLDAAGSSATSRVLAPGESVDLVAHDGIRVPAGAATWTVTVPAGGVDYSTTFSAGGFDAVDCYDPPWDVTTDVIAQNVGGQVRLIGVITNATNEPFRADMSAGGLTSASVSVAAGETARLPIDTGRTSAPDGVATFDLYRWVADSDGDLPTKGVVPREVPTAAYTGATVAPALGALDGDILDPACVYDPSTETSTQVARIPLDNTGSTLPVTFTVGGLTFPVPAGASRIADVPVAFGTTSLAVLADGRPIGEAPTPVSSCAALDWPQGVTASAPTQCSAQSRPEVAVSLASDGAAAYTARAKRGGGPWSDDVAAESGNVTVASWPLGRGLTARGGKVTVELARVIEGKEHSVTRTVEYDAVDCTVVAPDAHLELGDITVTDKGSPTSTRSAQVVLDNRGSNVSVRFTVDGGAHDTVVVPAGATRTVDAGVVLGRTGASYAVSTRTWSTTLTVDPFTGTTGWCAPAWDRATEASGGYGVGAQVSFGSKGYTYLGPAAPQSPSSAPQSPSSPSSPSSPSSSEAASAEQTSTASQSAGGDADRDRGATWGSNWGAGWGQERGRHAAGAGAGASRGVIGVVFASDAWVVTPQWSRAWQSTGVCESR